The Dethiosulfovibrio peptidovorans DSM 11002 genome has a window encoding:
- the flgC gene encoding flagellar basal body rod protein FlgC: MRVFKSIDVAASSLTAHRLWMDTISQNLANVNSSRTPEGGPYVRRVPVFQQILDEIGEDGKVKGGVKVVEIAKDTTTAPRLVYQPDHPDADQEGYVAMPNVSVVREMADMMVASRAYEANLAVTTSAKSMWTGALDILKG, translated from the coding sequence ATGAGAGTTTTCAAGTCGATAGACGTAGCTGCCAGCTCGCTTACCGCCCATAGACTCTGGATGGACACCATCTCTCAGAACCTGGCCAACGTCAACTCTTCCAGAACGCCGGAAGGAGGGCCTTACGTCAGGAGAGTTCCGGTGTTCCAGCAGATACTGGACGAGATCGGAGAAGATGGCAAGGTCAAGGGCGGAGTAAAGGTGGTCGAGATTGCCAAAGACACCACCACCGCTCCCAGGCTGGTCTATCAGCCCGACCATCCCGACGCAGACCAGGAAGGCTATGTAGCCATGCCCAACGTCAGCGTGGTCAGGGAAATGGCGGATATGATGGTGGCCAGCAGGGCCTACGAGGCCAACCTGGCCGTCACCACCTCGGCCAAAAGCATGTGGACCGGCGCTCTTGATATTCTCAAGGGATGA
- the flgB gene encoding flagellar basal body rod protein FlgB: MFDLTWKVMEKDLQGLAHRFRSVGQNLANANTPGYARREVSFEDQLDDIVNGPKRLPMATTDPKHMTTHARSVEEVTPREDRIPDQLYRLDRNNVDPEIEMAKLAETKMGYEAMTRLVSKKVSGYKTAMGG; encoded by the coding sequence GTGTTCGATCTAACCTGGAAGGTGATGGAAAAGGATCTTCAGGGGCTGGCTCATAGATTTCGTTCCGTAGGCCAAAACCTGGCCAACGCCAACACTCCCGGCTATGCCAGGAGGGAGGTCTCCTTCGAGGATCAGCTGGACGATATCGTCAACGGGCCTAAGAGACTGCCCATGGCGACCACCGACCCGAAACACATGACGACCCACGCCAGATCGGTTGAGGAGGTAACTCCCAGAGAGGACAGAATTCCCGATCAACTCTATCGGCTGGACAGGAACAACGTCGACCCCGAGATCGAGATGGCAAAACTGGCTGAGACCAAGATGGGCTACGAAGCCATGACCCGCCTGGTTTCCAAAAAAGTATCGGGTTACAAGACGGCCATGGGAGGATAG
- the codY gene encoding GTP-sensing pleiotropic transcriptional regulator CodY yields MEKVNDNIVSNSEEMQDLLEKTRLVGRALQSRREGTKPDYSKLARLLGEFSTANVYILSRDGQILGHSWVSEYHSEAIASFLETGYMPESFIERLNQQRESLMSKSDAYMFDDPEEKSSEPEKDALFVPIYGAAERLGTLMLVRFAETFRTKDFVLAEYLATLVGIEILHERTKIIEERARERLVVQMAMRALSYSEVESIKHIIKELNAFEGVVIASKVADRVGVTRSVIVNALRKLESAGIIESRSLGMKGTFIKILSPLFIEELGMEIGV; encoded by the coding sequence ATGGAAAAGGTAAACGATAACATAGTCTCTAACTCCGAAGAGATGCAGGATCTGCTCGAAAAGACCAGATTGGTCGGAAGGGCTCTTCAGAGTCGCAGAGAGGGGACCAAGCCGGACTACAGCAAGTTGGCCAGGCTTTTAGGGGAGTTCTCCACCGCGAACGTATACATCCTGAGTCGAGACGGCCAGATACTGGGGCATTCCTGGGTCAGCGAGTACCATTCCGAGGCCATAGCGTCCTTCCTGGAGACCGGCTATATGCCGGAGAGTTTCATCGAGCGGCTCAACCAACAGAGGGAAAGCCTCATGAGCAAGTCCGACGCCTATATGTTCGACGACCCTGAGGAGAAGAGCTCCGAGCCGGAGAAGGACGCTCTCTTCGTTCCCATATATGGTGCGGCCGAGAGACTGGGAACCCTGATGCTGGTCCGCTTCGCCGAGACCTTCAGGACCAAGGACTTCGTTCTGGCCGAATATCTCGCCACTCTGGTCGGTATAGAGATCCTCCACGAGAGGACCAAGATAATCGAGGAGCGTGCCAGGGAGCGACTGGTCGTTCAGATGGCCATGAGGGCTCTCTCCTACTCCGAGGTGGAGTCGATAAAACACATAATCAAGGAGCTCAACGCCTTCGAGGGTGTCGTAATAGCCAGCAAGGTGGCAGATAGAGTCGGAGTTACCAGAAGCGTTATAGTAAATGCCCTGCGAAAACTAGAAAGTGCCGGTATAATAGAGAGCAGGAGCCTCGGTATGAAAGGCACCTTCATCAAGATATTGAGTCCCCTCTTCATAGAGGAGCTAGGGATGGAAATCGGAGTGTAA
- the hslU gene encoding ATP-dependent protease ATPase subunit HslU, with protein MFVEDGSTLVPSAIVSYLDRYIVGQDKAKRAVAIALRNRFRRRMLDPELAKEVAPKNILMVGPTGVGKTEIARRLAELVNAPFVKVEATKFTEVGYVGRDVESMVRDLVETAIQMVKKRMLEDVQTPAMERARDRVVDFLVPGKKTRSGGMPTFMSVIKGMSGEDDSQEEEQETPEEDRMRQSTRSKLLDLLAQGKLDDREVEIEIQESPQMGIPIMGGAGMDEMGINLGEMLGGLMPKKKKRKTMKVKDALRVLQNEEAEKLIDVEAATRMGMEKAQEEGIIFVDEIDKIVSKGSGGGGHDVSRDGVQRDLLPVVEGCTVQTKHGQVSTDHVLFIAAGAFHQSKPSDLVPELQGRFPIRVELEALDKAQLARILTEPKHSLIEQYEALLKTEEVYLVFEDEGVREIASLAERMNLEMENIGARRLHTMVEQLLEDISFEAPERKGETFTVDGSFVKDRLEPLVKDSDVRRYLL; from the coding sequence ATGTTCGTAGAAGACGGATCCACCTTGGTCCCTTCCGCAATAGTCAGCTACCTGGACCGCTACATAGTCGGTCAGGATAAAGCCAAAAGGGCGGTGGCCATAGCCCTTAGGAACCGTTTTCGTAGAAGGATGCTCGATCCCGAACTGGCCAAGGAAGTCGCTCCTAAGAACATACTCATGGTAGGCCCTACCGGAGTCGGGAAAACTGAGATCGCCAGGCGATTGGCCGAGCTGGTAAACGCGCCCTTCGTCAAGGTGGAGGCTACCAAATTCACCGAGGTCGGATACGTTGGACGGGACGTCGAGTCCATGGTCCGAGACCTGGTGGAGACTGCCATCCAGATGGTCAAAAAGAGGATGCTCGAGGACGTTCAGACTCCCGCCATGGAAAGAGCCCGGGATAGAGTGGTCGACTTCCTGGTTCCCGGCAAAAAAACTCGTTCCGGAGGCATGCCCACCTTCATGAGCGTCATCAAGGGAATGAGCGGAGAGGACGACTCACAGGAAGAGGAGCAGGAGACGCCCGAAGAAGACAGAATGCGTCAGTCCACCCGTTCCAAGCTTCTGGACCTGCTTGCCCAGGGGAAACTGGACGACCGCGAGGTCGAGATAGAGATCCAGGAATCTCCCCAGATGGGAATTCCCATAATGGGTGGAGCAGGAATGGACGAGATGGGCATAAACCTCGGCGAGATGCTGGGTGGCCTGATGCCCAAGAAAAAAAAGCGAAAGACGATGAAGGTAAAAGATGCCCTAAGAGTCCTCCAGAACGAGGAAGCGGAGAAGCTCATAGACGTGGAGGCCGCTACCAGAATGGGGATGGAAAAAGCCCAGGAAGAGGGAATAATTTTCGTCGACGAGATAGACAAAATAGTCTCCAAGGGGAGCGGTGGAGGGGGGCATGACGTCAGTCGAGACGGGGTGCAGAGAGACCTGCTTCCCGTCGTGGAGGGATGCACCGTCCAGACGAAACACGGCCAGGTATCCACCGATCACGTTCTCTTCATAGCCGCCGGGGCCTTTCATCAGAGCAAACCGTCCGATTTGGTGCCGGAGCTTCAGGGCCGGTTCCCCATAAGGGTGGAGCTGGAGGCTCTTGATAAAGCCCAGCTGGCCAGGATACTTACCGAGCCCAAGCATAGCCTCATAGAACAATACGAAGCCCTCCTGAAGACGGAGGAAGTCTATCTTGTCTTCGAGGACGAGGGAGTCCGAGAGATCGCCTCCCTGGCCGAGAGGATGAACCTGGAGATGGAAAACATCGGAGCCAGGCGACTTCACACAATGGTCGAACAGCTCCTGGAGGATATAAGTTTCGAGGCCCCCGAACGCAAGGGAGAGACCTTCACCGTAGATGGATCTTTCGTAAAAGATCGTCTGGAACCACTGGTGAAAGACAGCGACGTCAGACGTTATCTACTTTAA
- the hslV gene encoding ATP-dependent protease subunit HslV, whose translation MFEGTTILCVRQGDKVAMAGDGQMTLGNQIIKSNTVKVRRLHGGTVLAGFAGSTADAMTLLELFEKKLEEHGGNLMRAAVELGKQWRTDRMLRRLEAMMLVADRSHTILLSGAGDIIEPEHDAAAIGSGSAYALAAARAYMECSGWDADKIARKSLEIASSICIYTDDVISMEVL comes from the coding sequence ATGTTCGAAGGAACTACTATTCTCTGCGTCAGGCAGGGAGACAAGGTCGCCATGGCCGGAGACGGCCAGATGACCTTGGGAAACCAGATAATAAAATCCAACACGGTAAAGGTCCGTCGTCTTCACGGCGGAACAGTGTTGGCCGGCTTTGCCGGCTCCACCGCCGATGCCATGACATTGCTCGAGCTTTTCGAGAAAAAGCTTGAGGAACATGGAGGAAACCTTATGAGAGCCGCCGTCGAGCTGGGCAAACAGTGGCGTACTGATCGTATGCTTCGCCGTCTGGAGGCCATGATGTTGGTCGCAGACAGGTCCCACACTATACTCCTGTCCGGAGCCGGCGACATCATAGAGCCGGAGCATGACGCGGCTGCCATCGGATCCGGATCGGCCTACGCCCTCGCGGCCGCCAGGGCCTATATGGAATGCAGCGGCTGGGATGCAGATAAAATAGCCAGAAAGTCTCTCGAGATAGCCTCCAGCATCTGCATTTATACCGATGACGTGATTTCCATGGAGGTGCTGTAA
- a CDS encoding tyrosine recombinase XerC: MSLQIYSAIDGFLDRMNTSGLSEHTITNYGVDLAQFAEFLETQGVSDVSDIATGEIRAFVRSLSGYGFAPASVGRKLSAIKSLMKYLFEERVIEKDPSGRVRGPRRSDRLPRAMSVEQVSRMIDCAYDDDEQGLRNGALIELLYGCGLRVAEVVSVRWEDVEIEERWLKVMGKGSKERAVPFGSMAQRALTGLRALSMPGDEYVFPGKKRGCLTVRTVHRVVVAAAAKAGVNGVTPHSLRHSFATHLLEGGASLRVVQELLGHEHLTTTQRYLRITAQHLKKSYESAHPRAGGDA; this comes from the coding sequence ATGAGTCTTCAGATATATTCCGCTATAGACGGATTTCTAGATCGTATGAACACATCAGGTCTATCAGAGCATACGATTACAAATTACGGAGTCGATTTGGCGCAATTCGCCGAATTCCTGGAGACACAGGGCGTTTCGGACGTGTCCGACATAGCCACCGGAGAGATTAGGGCCTTCGTAAGGTCCCTTTCCGGCTACGGTTTCGCTCCTGCGTCGGTGGGACGAAAACTGTCCGCCATAAAAAGCCTTATGAAGTACCTGTTCGAGGAGAGAGTCATAGAGAAGGACCCTTCCGGCAGGGTCAGAGGTCCTAGAAGATCCGATCGCCTTCCTCGGGCGATGTCGGTCGAACAGGTCTCCAGGATGATCGACTGTGCCTACGATGACGACGAACAGGGCTTGCGAAACGGTGCTCTGATAGAGCTGCTGTACGGATGCGGCCTCAGGGTAGCTGAGGTCGTCTCGGTTCGTTGGGAGGACGTGGAGATAGAGGAACGGTGGCTTAAGGTCATGGGAAAGGGCTCCAAGGAAAGAGCGGTTCCCTTTGGATCCATGGCTCAGAGGGCACTTACGGGACTCAGGGCCCTGTCCATGCCGGGAGACGAATACGTTTTCCCAGGTAAAAAAAGGGGCTGCCTGACGGTTCGAACGGTCCACAGGGTAGTCGTGGCCGCTGCAGCCAAGGCAGGAGTAAATGGGGTTACCCCCCATTCGTTGAGACACAGTTTCGCCACCCATCTGCTCGAGGGAGGAGCCTCCCTGAGGGTGGTACAGGAACTCCTGGGGCATGAACATCTCACGACCACCCAGAGATACCTCAGGATAACCGCTCAGCATCTAAAGAAGAGCTATGAATCGGCCCATCCTAGGGCTGGAGGTGACGCTTAA